GCGGCCGAGGCCAGGACAGGGGCACTCCCGTGGACAGCCGGAGCCCGGAGAGGGGTACTCCTGTGGGCGGCCGGGGCCCGGAGAGACGGCACGTCTGCGGAGCACCGCGCGTCCCCTGGAAATCAACGGGCGTCCGCGCCGTCACACCTGCGACAATCGGAGCCATGACCACGCTCAAGTCGAAGCTGCACGAAGACCTCAACGCCGCGATCAAGGAGCGCGACGAGCTCCGTTCCTCGACGCTCCGGCTGACGCTCGCCGCGATCACCAAGGAGGAGGTCGCGGGCAAGGAGAAGCGCGAGCTCTCCGATGACGAGGTCACCAAGGTGATCACCCGCGAGGCGAAGAAGCGCCGCGAGGCCGCCGATGCCTTCGCGCAGGGTGGGCGCCCCGAGCAGGCCGAGCGGGAGAAGGCGGAGGGCGAGGTGCTCGCCACGTACCTGCCCAAGCAGCTGTCCGACGACGAGTTGCGGCAGATCGTCGTCCAGGCCGTGGAGGAGGCGAAGGCCGCGGGGGCCGAGGGTCCGCGGGCCATGGGCCAGGTCATGAAGATCGTGAACCCGAAGGTGGCCGGCCTGGCGGAGGGCGGCCGCGTCGCCGCCGTGGTCAAGCAGCTCCTCGCGGGCGGCTGACCGGGCCGCTCTCGCACCAGCGCGTACGACAACGGGGGCGCCCCTCGGGCGAGGGGCGCCCCCGTTGTCGTATCAGGAGTGCAGGAACGTGCACAGGAACTCGGATGCCGGGAGCGGACTAGCCCGTCTGCCCGCCGTTCTGGTTTCTCCCGGTTCCGTTCTGCTGGCCCCATCCCCCCGGGAGGCTGATGGAGGGATCGGGGAACCCCCCGCCGTCAGATCCTGCGTTGGCCTGCCCGTTCGTCGTCTGCCCGTTCGTGGCCTGCCCGCCGTTGCCCTGTCCGCCCTTCGCTTTTCCGTTCTTCCCGTCCTCCTCGTCGCCGCTGTGGCTGTCGGGGATGTTGACGAGGGAGAACTCCTCGACCGGCTTGTTCGTCAGAGCGCCCGACATCATGTCGCGCCAGATCGGGCCCGGGACCTTGCCGCCGTAGACCTTTTCCCAGGTGGTGCCGCCGATGGTGACGTTGACCATGCGCCGCTTGTGCGCCGGGTCGCCGACCCAGACCGCGCCCGCCATGTTCGGCGTGTAGCCGACGAACCAGGCCGCGTAGCGGAAGTCCGTCGTACCGGTCTTGCCCGCGCTGGGACGGCCCTGGAGACCGGCCTCCTGACCCGTACCGTCCTCGACCACGCCCTTCAGCAGCGTGCTGATCGTGTCGGCGGTGGTCTGCGACATCGCGCGCGAGCACGTCGACTTCGGGACGTTGAGGGACTTCTTCTGCTTGCCGACCGTCTGCGTGATCGATTCGATGGCGACCGGCGTGCAGTACGTGCCGCGGGAGGCGAAGGTCGCGTACGCGTTCGCCATCGTCAGCGGCGACATCTCCTGCGTGCCCAGCGCGATCGACGGGGCCTGGACGATCTTCCCGCCGTCCGCGCGGTTCACGCCCATCTTCTTGGCCATGTCGACCACCGGGCAGATGCCGATGTCGCTGATGAGCTGCACGTAGTAGGTGTTGACCGACTTGGCGGTCGCCTCCTTCATGCCGTACGGGCCCCGCTCCGACTCGTTCTCGTTGGAGAGAGTGGACCCTTCCGTGTTCACCCAGTTCTTGCCTTCACAGGCCGAGATCGGGCTCGGGTACGGCATCTCGTACGGCGACGAGTACTCCTGGGTCGCCGGCTTGCCGCCTTCGATGGCGGCCGCGGCCACGATCGGCTTGAACGTCGAGCCGGGCTGGTAGCCCGCGCCGCCGCCCATGGCCTTGTCCACCGAGAGGTTGATCTGCGTCTCGTTCTTGCCGAAGCCGTACGGACGGGACTGGCCCATCGCGAGGATCTTGCCGGTGCCGGGCTCGACGATGGTCGCTGCCGTGGCCACCTCGTCACTCTTGTTGACGTGCTGCTTGATGGAGTCCTGCACCGACTCCTGCGCCTGCGGGTCGAGCGTCGTACGGATCGTCAGACCGCCACGGTTCCAGATCTTCGCCCGGTCCTCCTTGTTCTTGCCGAACACCGGGTTGTTCAGGAACACCTCGCGGACGTAGTCGCAGAAGAAGCCCGCGCCCTTGACCGCCGTGATGCAGCCGTTCTTCGGCCGGCTCACGTGCAGCCCGAGAGGGGTCGCCTTCGCCTTGTCGGCCTCGTCCTGGGTGATGTCGTGCACGTCGGCCATGCGCTGCAACACCACGTCGCGCCGCTTCTTGGCCTCCACCTGGTTGTTCACCGGGTCGTAGTACGTGGGCGACTGCACGAGGCCCGCGAGGAGCGCGGCCTCCTGGAGCTTCAGGTCCTTGGCGTGCTTGGAGAAGTAGCGCTGGGAGGCGGCCTCGATGCCATAGGCCTGCTGGCCGAAGAACGTGATGTTCAGGTAGTTCTCGAGGATCTTCTTCTTGCCCAGCTTCTCCTCGATCTGGATCGCGTACTTCAGCTCGCGGACCTTGCGGCCGAGGGTCTGCTGGGTGGCCTGGGCGACCTTCGTCGGGTCGTCCCCTGCCTCCTCCACGAAGTAGTTCTTCACCAGCTGCTGCGTGAGCGTGGAGGCGCCCTGGGCGACTCCACCGCTCTGCGCGTTCCGGTTCACCGCGCGCAGGACGCCCTTCAGGTCGATCGCGCCGTGCTCGTAGAACCGTGAGTCCTCGATGGCGACGATCGCCTTCTGCATGTACGGCGAGACGTCCTTGAGGTCCACCACCGTGCGGTCGCGCGAGTAGACCGTGGCGATCGCGCCGCCCTTGCTGTCCAGGATGGTGGTGCGCTGGCTCAGCTGTGGGCTCTTCAGGTTGGCCGGAATCTCGTCGAACCCCTGGACCGAACCCTTGGCGGCGAGTCCCAGCGCACCCGCGGCGGGCAGCGCGATGCCGGCCATCACCGCCCCCGCGAGGACACTCACTCCGAGGAACTTGGCGGCCTGCTGCACGGGAGACAGCCCCCCGCCCGAGCGCTTCTTTGGCATGAGGGCAGCCTAATCCGTAGTTATGAGCGTTCCGACGGAGCGGGTGCTTCTCGGGGCGTTCGAGTACCAGACCGTGACATCCAAGTGCAGCCGGGCCGCGGAGGCCTCAACGTAGATCGGTGCGCGGTCTGGCGCGAATGGTGGTGGCGGTCACGCGGGCGCCGGGCGAATGCCTCACGACCGCCGAGCCTCGACGCCTAGCTGTAGACCGGGCGTCGTCCGGCGCTCGCGTGACCGCCACCACCTTCGTCGGCGCCGGACGGATTCCTGAAGCCAGCCTGGTCCATGAGGCCTCGGCTGAGACCTGGTGCCGTCCGGCGCCGTCAATCCCAATCGTCTTGATCACTCGTTGGCTTTGGTGGTGCGAGCCCATCGCACGGTGACCTCTTGATACGCCCGAGCTGTCTGAGCTCCCGCATAGACCGAGGCCCGTGGGGTGCGCTGGTGCCACGAACGGCTAGTGAGGTGGCGGCCCGACCGCAATGCGGTCGAGGCCTGGGATTAGGTCGCTGCGTGGCCCGCATGCGCTCGTGACCAGCGCAAAGGCAGAACTCTGGGGAGGGGCATCTTGATCTACTGCGGAATCGACTGGGCGGAACGAACCCACGACGTCGCCCTGGTCGACGACACCGGCCAGCTGCTGGCCAAGCGGCACATCACAGACGACGCGGCCGGCTACAAGATCCTGCTGGAACTGCTCGTCGAGTACGGCGACAGCGAGGAGGATCCGATCCCGGTGGCGATCGAGACCTCCCGCGGTCTGCTGGTGGCCGTCCTGCGGACCGGCACGCGCAAGGTGTTCGCGATCAACCCGATGGCCGCCGCCCGCTATCGCGACCGGCACTCCGTCTCTCGCAAGAAGTCCGATCCAGGCGACGCCCTGGTCCTGGCGAACATCCTCCGCACCGACATGCACGCCCACCGG
The Streptomyces sp. CGMCC 4.7035 DNA segment above includes these coding regions:
- a CDS encoding GatB/YqeY domain-containing protein is translated as MTTLKSKLHEDLNAAIKERDELRSSTLRLTLAAITKEEVAGKEKRELSDDEVTKVITREAKKRREAADAFAQGGRPEQAEREKAEGEVLATYLPKQLSDDELRQIVVQAVEEAKAAGAEGPRAMGQVMKIVNPKVAGLAEGGRVAAVVKQLLAGG
- a CDS encoding transglycosylase domain-containing protein, producing MPKKRSGGGLSPVQQAAKFLGVSVLAGAVMAGIALPAAGALGLAAKGSVQGFDEIPANLKSPQLSQRTTILDSKGGAIATVYSRDRTVVDLKDVSPYMQKAIVAIEDSRFYEHGAIDLKGVLRAVNRNAQSGGVAQGASTLTQQLVKNYFVEEAGDDPTKVAQATQQTLGRKVRELKYAIQIEEKLGKKKILENYLNITFFGQQAYGIEAASQRYFSKHAKDLKLQEAALLAGLVQSPTYYDPVNNQVEAKKRRDVVLQRMADVHDITQDEADKAKATPLGLHVSRPKNGCITAVKGAGFFCDYVREVFLNNPVFGKNKEDRAKIWNRGGLTIRTTLDPQAQESVQDSIKQHVNKSDEVATAATIVEPGTGKILAMGQSRPYGFGKNETQINLSVDKAMGGGAGYQPGSTFKPIVAAAAIEGGKPATQEYSSPYEMPYPSPISACEGKNWVNTEGSTLSNENESERGPYGMKEATAKSVNTYYVQLISDIGICPVVDMAKKMGVNRADGGKIVQAPSIALGTQEMSPLTMANAYATFASRGTYCTPVAIESITQTVGKQKKSLNVPKSTCSRAMSQTTADTISTLLKGVVEDGTGQEAGLQGRPSAGKTGTTDFRYAAWFVGYTPNMAGAVWVGDPAHKRRMVNVTIGGTTWEKVYGGKVPGPIWRDMMSGALTNKPVEEFSLVNIPDSHSGDEEDGKNGKAKGGQGNGGQATNGQTTNGQANAGSDGGGFPDPSISLPGGWGQQNGTGRNQNGGQTG